A window from Amblyomma americanum isolate KBUSLIRL-KWMA chromosome 7, ASM5285725v1, whole genome shotgun sequence encodes these proteins:
- the LOC144097572 gene encoding uncharacterized protein LOC144097572 yields the protein MKSANEEIGDEVVNAHIKGLPSKQQMVVRACFQAATRKSTSGMSYEKTWILECVFLRMKSPKLHEHLRKHNILILPSRSCLQRYLGKFKSGFGFNENGFTALSVKTKQMDVCSRHGGIIFDEMKLSENFRVNTAGAVKGFVDLGKFMPQKETTAADHGMVMLFQPFQGDWTQVLGVFFSSKGNIKAEMLEKILLEAILLSEKAGLLWTL from the exons ATGAAATCCGCCAATGAAGAAATTGGAGATGAAGTTGTGAATGCTCACATTAAAGGACTGCCTTCAAAACAGCAGATGGTCGTAAGGGCGTGTTTCCAAGCGGCTACACGAAAAAGTACATCTGGCATGAGCTATGAAAAAACGTGGATCTTAGAGTGTGTGTTTCTCCGCATGAAGAGTCCAAAATTGCATGAACACTTGCGGAAACATAACATACTCATCCTGCCCAGCCGGAGCTGTCTACAGCGCTACCTTGGAAAATTCAAGAGTGGTTTCGGCTTTAATGAAAACGGGTTCACAGCGCTTTCAGTGAAAACGAAACAGATGGACGTATGCAGTCGACACGGTGGCATCATCTTCGATGAGATGAAGTTGTCTGAAAACTTCAGAGTAAACACAGCTG GTGCTGTCAAAGGATTTGTTGACCTAGGAAAGTTTATGCCCCAGAAAGAGACCACTGCAGCAGACCATGGAATGGTCATGCTTTTTCAGCCATTCCAAG GTGACTGGACCCAAGTGCTTGGAGTCTTCTTCTCATCTAAGGGCAATATCAAGGCCGAAATGCTTGAAAAGATCTTGCTTGAAGCCATACTGCTGTCTGAGAAAGCTGGCCTTTTGTGGACTTTGTGA